The following is a genomic window from Pirellulales bacterium.
TGCCCACCGGCCGAAAATCCCATGATGCCCACTTTCTTGGGGTCGATTCCGAATTCGTTCGCGCGCGACCGCACCGTGCGAATCGCCCGCTGCGCATCGTCCAACGGAGCAGGATGGCCGTAGCCCCTGCCTTGGTGGCGATAATCCAGCACGAACGCGGCAATTCCCAGCGAATTGAGCCACTGGGCAACCTGGGTTCCCTCGTGGCCCATCGCCAAATGGCCGTAGCCGCCGCCCGGGCAGATGACAATCCCGGCGTGGCTCGTTTGCTTCTCTGGTACGTAAATTTGCAGCTTGGGCTTGTCGTTGTCGGTGTCCCCTTTGGCACCAGGGGCGCCAGCAGGCCAAAGTAACTCGATTTTCGGCTCGGCTGCCGGCAGGGCGGCAGCCCACAGGATCAGGAGGAATGCTGGAAGTATTTTCTGTGAACAGATCATGGAAGGATTCTCCAATTGGGTTAAAACAAGAGCTGACACTGCCGTACAGTGCGCATCGCGAAGTTTGCCGAAAAACCAACGACCGGCGATTTGTTCTGGCCTGTATTTCTCACTGCGTCGGCATGGAGTTCACGGCGCGCTCATGAGACCGTAAACAAACCGACTGGAGACCGTAGACTAGCCAACGATCTTTTATCCGATCCCTTTTTTTCCTGGAGTGTTTCGTGCCTTCGTAGTGAATTTAGCGGCCAGGAGCGTTTTATCGTAATCCATCGGCAAGTGAATTTGCAATCATCAAGGGTCAATTATCATGGTCGCAACCGATTGGCAAACCAATGATCTTTGGCGGCACCACCACCCCATAGGTGGCCTGTTTCCGCATCCCAAGTCGGTCGCCGAGCGAGAATGCCCCACCTGACCGTCGAGCAAGTGGCATTCGATTACGAAATCGTCTATTTGGCCGGTGCGCGGATGTTGGGCGATGGTGAAAATCGAGTCACTGAAGGAAGAACTGCTGCGACGGATGGCCGCCCAGCATCCACTGCTCGAGCCATTTTTACGAATTATGGCGCGAACGATTCGGTCGATTTCAGACGCGTGCAATCTCGTGCCCTGGGAGCGTGGAAAATCGAGCCAAGGTTTCTCGGCATTTTCTAGAAGCCTGCCTTTCCGATGGCGGGCAGCCATTTGCTCGATGGGCCGGTTCGATTTTGGCACGATCGGCTTTTCTGCAAGCCCGCCAAGCACGGTAACGTCGTTGGTGGCATCCTTGACTGTTACACTTCTGGCATTTTGCAATCGTGGCGGCTTATTTCTTCTTCAACAACTTTTGTAGGTAGACCACGTTGGCTCGCACGCCTTCCATGCTGGGATTGATCTTTAGCGCGTGGCGAAATGTTTCCAACGCGGCTTGGTGGTCGCCTAATTGCAGATGACACTGTCCCATGCCAGCGGCAGCGCCGAAATGGAACGGATTCAGTTCCAGCGAGCGACGACAATCGGCGATTGATTCGAAGTATCGGCCCATCGCGAAGTACGCAATGGCGCGCTGATTCCAAGCCTCGGCGAACCAAGGGTTTTCCTCGATCAGCTTGCCGGCAGCCGCACGGGCCGAATCGTGCTTTTCCGCTGCGTTCAGGGCAATTACCCGGGTTAGCTGTTGCTGTTGGTTCCAACTGCCGTCGCGGCACCAAATCGAGCGGATCGACGACTCCGCCAGCGTACGGACGCCCCGGTCGATGTCCACCAGCGCATGCCCTAGAATCGTGTTCGAGAGGTAATCGCCAACCGCTCCCAAGGCCAACACCGAGCCTCGGCGGACCCAGCGCGACGAATGGACCGCCAGCCGCTCGAGAGTCGCCGCGTGATATCGTTGGGCGACGCGGTGGACGAACGATGCATGGTCGCGGTCGGCTAGAAATTGCTCGTACAATTCAGCCAAAGCAGGACGGCGTAGCGTAGGCTCGCTCATGTGGCACGCTCGGTGGGAAAAGAACTCCCGTTAGAAAAGATGAGCAGAATTGAGGCACAACATTCCAGTGTAATTACCAGATTTGGAAGATAAACTGTTACTAGTTGGATTGGCGTAAAAAGAGCGGAATTCGCCAAGAATCTCGAGGGAGACGAAATACAGCACCAAGGCAATCACGCCATGCGATCATTCTCTTGGGCATTTGCCGCCGTCGTAGTGTTCGCCGTATATATCGCGGCCGAATCAGTTTGCGCCGATGAGGTTCACTGGCTGACTGGGGAGCCCTTGCGAAAAGCCCTAATGCAGCAAGCGGGCGTTACGTGGTCGAATGTGCCGGTGCGACAATCACTTACGCGATTTTGCCGGGCACAAGGGCTGGCTTTTGTGCTCGATCGGCGAATCGACCCGGATCGCAAGGTTGAATTGAGCTTTGACGGAGTGCCGCTGGAAGAAGCTCTCAAGCGAATTGCCTCACGGCTCGATGCGGCCGTGGCAATGGTCGGTCCTGTTGTATATCTTGGGCCGAAACCCGCAGCCGAGACCATTCGCACGGTGGCCGCTCTGCGAATGCAGGACGCGGCAAAACTGCCGCTAGCGGCTCGTGCCGCATGGGTGCAACTGCGTCCGTTGAAATGGCCCGATGCCACGACGCCTCGCGATCTACTGGTCACCCTGGGGCGCGAATACAACTTGGATATTCGGGGGCTTGATCGCGTTCCCCACGATCTATGGGCCGCCGGCGATCTGCCGGCAATCAGCCTTTCCCAGCGACTGACGCTCGTCTTGGCGCAATTCGACCTCACCTTTGAAATTGCCACCGATGGACAGTCGATT
Proteins encoded in this region:
- a CDS encoding tetratricopeptide repeat protein; this translates as MSEPTLRRPALAELYEQFLADRDHASFVHRVAQRYHAATLERLAVHSSRWVRRGSVLALGAVGDYLSNTILGHALVDIDRGVRTLAESSIRSIWCRDGSWNQQQQLTRVIALNAAEKHDSARAAAGKLIEENPWFAEAWNQRAIAYFAMGRYFESIADCRRSLELNPFHFGAAAGMGQCHLQLGDHQAALETFRHALKINPSMEGVRANVVYLQKLLKKK
- a CDS encoding STN domain-containing protein, translating into MRSFSWAFAAVVVFAVYIAAESVCADEVHWLTGEPLRKALMQQAGVTWSNVPVRQSLTRFCRAQGLAFVLDRRIDPDRKVELSFDGVPLEEALKRIASRLDAAVAMVGPVVYLGPKPAAETIRTVAALRMQDAAKLPLAARAAWVQLRPLKWPDATTPRDLLVTLGREYNLDIRGLDRVPHDLWAAGDLPAISLSQRLTLVLAQFDLTFEIATDGQSISLVPTPTEALLEHVYNVAGSAQEVAIGLKQNSLLTSAEIKPIGNKLFVRARQEEHEMIQELLSGRAVKRTTVRETTEQVYTLRVILAVDKLLEALAKKLDFELKIDRDAIAAKGISLTQEVHVDVKNVSADKLLNTVLEPAGLTFTRRGKVVEVMPK